The window TTGATTTAAAGGTGGTAGCCGCAAGGACACCGGGGTTTGTGGGGGCAGACCTTGCAAGCCTGGTAAATGAGTCAGCCCTGCTCGCCGCAAGAAAGGGAAAAACTTTAGTGAGTATGGAAGAATTTGAAGAGGCTATCGATAGGGTCGTGGCAGGCCTCGAAAAAAAGAAGAGGGTAATGAGCCCAAAGGAGAAAGAGATAATTGCCCATCACGAAACAGGGCATGCACTTATGGCAGAATTTCTTGGTACTACAGATCCGGTGCACAAAATCTCCATTATACCGAGAGGGATATCGGCCTTGGGATATACACTTCAGCTTCCAACCGAGGACAGGTATCTTATGACAAAAAGTGAACTTCTTGATAGATTATGTGTCCTTCTCGGTGGAAGGGTTGCAGAAGAGATAATATTCGGGGATATTTCTACAGGCGCTCAAAATGACCTTATGAGGGCAACAGATATTGCAAAATCTATGGTGAAGGAATATGGTATGAGCGAAAAACTCGGGTATATGACCTTTGAGAGGGAAAGAAAACCTCTTTTCTTAGATATAAATCCAACCTTTGGGATAAAGGACTACAGTGAAGAAACAGCGAGGGAGATAGATAACGAAGTAAAGAGGATAGTAGACGAGTCCTATCAAAAAGTAAATACTACGCTGAGTGAGAAGAGAGAACTTCTGGAGAAGGTAGCACAGACTTTGCTTGAAAAGGAAACCATCGATGGCGATGAATTAAGAGCGCTTATAAAAGGAAATCAAGGTGATGATAAAGATGACAAACTTAGAAAAGAAGCAGATAGACCTGATTAAAGAATCCATCTGTGTTTACACAAAATGTATAGAGTGTAGAACGCTATTTAAGGAAGGCAAGCTGTGCTTCACAAATATCGAAGATTTTGTTGATGACAGAGGCAAAAGCTGTCTTTATAGGTTAAAGGAAATGTGCCATGAGCTTTTCAGAAACTCAGACGAAGCCACCTACAAGGAAAAACTGTATGATATAACGGTAGGATATACATTTCATGAAGCGATGAAATTAAGAGAAAACCTGTATCAGTTTGAGTATTACAAGCCTAAGTCTGACATAGCATTAAATGAACTTACAAGCCCTGAAAGGAAGATAGTCCATGAGATTGAAATTCTCATCAATAAGGCAGAGAAGAGATTGAAAGAAGGTCTAAAAGAGATAAGGATTCTTTTAAAAGAGCTTGTCGGGCAGTTGAAGGACCTTATAGGATTGTATAAAAACAACTATCTATTACCGCGCTTTATTTTTGAAAACGAGAAGGCCCTCACAAAGATATATGGAAAAAAGGGTTTTGAAGGGTTTTTAAACGATATGTATCAGGGCGAAAGGTTATTGTTGGTGTTTAAGGCTGCAAATAGTTACCTTGAGAGTGAATATTATGAACTTGCCCGAAGATTATTCCAGAAGGTTTCCAACCTTGATAACAAGAACAAGAAGGCATTATTTTTATATATGTATGCATCTGCTTTTTATTTTTATTTTAAAAACAGGTTTACGAAGTCACTGATATTTGCTGAAAGGGCATTCTCTATGGATATGGATAATAATAGAATGGAGCCATACATGGAATCATTAAAAAGGCTTATCAATGATCTATCAGGTGAGGTAAGGAGGGCAAAAAAGACATAAGGAGGAAATTAAGATGCCGATATATGAATATTTGTGTGAGAAATGTGGAAATGAATTTGAGCTCATAGTCTTTAAAGATGATGAGCCAACATGCCCGGCATGTGGAGAAAAAAGGCCAAAAAGAAAGATGTCCACGTTTGGATTTTCCGTTGGCTATAAGTTTAAATCATCGTCATCAAACAAAGGCTCTGCCTGTGCAAGCTGTGGTTCATCAAATTGTTCTTCATGTTCGTGACACAATCTTTAAAGAAGGGTTCCAGGGGTCAAGGGTTCAAGGGTTCAAGTGTTTTAAAATCGCTCGAATCCTTGAACCCTCGAACCCTGCTCTTTTCGATATTCACTATTTTTATATGAACCTCGTTGATAAAGTCAAAAAAATCATTGAGCGTGAAAGGCTCATAGAAAAGGGAGACGATATCCTTCTTGGGGCTTCAGGAGGAATAGACTCAACCACATTACTCTTTATATTGATTGAAATCAGAGATAAGATACCCTTCGAACTCGGCATAGCCCACGTAAATCACCTGTTGCGAGGAGAGGAATCGGACAGGGATGAAGAATTTATAAAAACGATTGCAGGTAGGTTTTCCCTTCCGTACTACATAAAAAGGGTTG is drawn from Pseudomonadota bacterium and contains these coding sequences:
- a CDS encoding zinc ribbon domain-containing protein, with product MPIYEYLCEKCGNEFELIVFKDDEPTCPACGEKRPKRKMSTFGFSVGYKFKSSSSNKGSACASCGSSNCSSCS